Proteins encoded in a region of the Quercus lobata isolate SW786 chromosome 8, ValleyOak3.0 Primary Assembly, whole genome shotgun sequence genome:
- the LOC115954914 gene encoding protein MEI2-like 2 isoform X1 — MEQYLKGSISGHSEGQFKIPSVNVPGKVGSSVWGIPRGIDAYHSSSDASLFSSSLPVLSHEKLNFSALDHGGQSVEDNSPNLDKLDQDTEGKDLLEDIEENTIGNMLPDDDELLAGIMEDFDLSDLPNQLEDLEDDLFGSGGGMELDYESSESLGIGLSKVSISDGVTSNGIAHYALPNGVGTVAGEHPYGEHPSRTLFVRNINSNVEDSELRSLFEQYGDIRTLYTACKHRGFVMISYYDIRAARTAMRALQNKPLRRRKLDIHFSIPKDNPSEKDINQGTLVVFNLDPSVSNDDLRQIFGAYGEVKEIRETPHKRHHKFIEFYDVRAAEAALRALNRSDIAGKRIKLEPSRPGGARRNLMQQLSQELEQDEIRSFRPHVGSPVTNSPPGSWPQFGSPGDHNPLHSFSKSPGPGNLSPISSNHLTGLASILPHHVSTSPKIAPIGKDTGRVNHVNQIFPNMGSTQGAAYQHSHSLSEQKFSTSPGPLSPFGESNLNSSSIGTLSGPQFLWGSPGPYSEHANSSAWQTSSVGYPFASSGQGQGFPYAGRQGSFVGSHHQHHVGSAPSGIPLERQFGFFPESPDTSFMNPVAFPGMGLSRSNVMNIGARAAMSAGVGLSGNVTENGSPSFRMMSVPRHAPLFLGNGSYLGPGATGNEGLGDRGRSRRVENSVNQTDSKKQYQLDLDKIISGEDTRTTLMIKNIPNKYTSKMLLAAIDENHRGTYDFLYLPIDFKNKCNVGYAFINMVSPSHIIPFYQAFNGKKWEKFNSEKVASLAYARIQGKAALVTHFQNSSLMNEDKRCRPILFHSEGQEIVDQEPFLSSNLNICIRQPDGSYSGDSLESPKEILDERPEKI; from the exons ATGGAGCAATATCTAAAGGGTTCTATCTCAGGTCATTCTGAAG GTCAATTCAAGATTCCATCAGTTAACGTTCCTGGAAAAGTGGGAAGTAGTGTGTGGGGGATCCCACGTGGAATTGATGCATATCATTCATCAAGTgatgcaagcttgttttctagctCATTGCCTGTCCTTTCACATGAAAAGT TGAACTTTTCTGCTTTGGATCATGGTGGTCAATCTGTTGAGGATAACTCGCCTAATTTAGATAAACTTGACCAAGATACTGAGGGGAAGGATCTGCTTGAAGACATTGAAGAAAATACAATAGGAAACATGCTTCCTGATGATGATGAGCTTTTGGCTGGCATAATGGAAGATTTTGACCTAAGTGATTTGCCTAATCAGCTGGAGGATTTAGAAGATGATTTATTTGGTAGTGGAGGGGGTATGGAATTGGATTATGAGTCCTCAGAGAGCCTTGGTATTGGTTTGTCAAAGGTAAGCATATCTGATGGTGTTACTTCGAATGGCATTGCTCACTATGCGCTTCCAAATGGTGTGGGGACAGTTGCTGGGGAACATCCCTATGGGGAGCATCCATCAAGGACACTGTTTGTCAGAAATATCAATAGTAATGTTGAGGACTCTGAATTGAGATCTCTCTTTGAG CAATATGGGGATATCAGAACTTTATACACCGCATGCAAGCATAGGGGCTTTGTGATGATATCTTATTATGATATCCGAGCTGCTCGTACTGCAATGCGTGCATTACAAAATAAGCCTTTGAGACGAAGAAAACTTGACATTCATTTTTCAATTCCCAAG GATAACCCATCAGAAAAGGATATTAACCAAGGAACTCTTGTGGTGTTCAATTTGGATCCATCGGTATCAAATGATGACCTTCGTCAAATATTTGGGGCTTATGGGGAAGTCAAAGAG ATCAGGGAAACACCACACAAGAGACACCATAAATTCATAGAATTTTATGATGTTAGAGCTGCAGAGGCAGCTCTTAGAGCATTAAATAGGAGTGACATAGCTGGGAAACGCATAAAGCTTGAACCTAGCCGCCCTGGTGGAGCACGTCGAAA CTTGATGCAACAATTAAGTCAAGAGTTGGAACAGGATGAAATCCGAAGCTTCCGACCACATGTTGGTTCACCAGTGACCAATTCTCCCCCTG GTAGCTGGCCACAATTTGGCAGCCCAGGTGATCATAATCCTTTGCATTCTTTTAGTAAGTCCCCAGGTCCAGGAAATCTCAGCCCTATAAGCAGCAACCATTTGACTGGGTTAGCTTCAATTCTGCCACATCATGTATCTACCTCCCCAAAAATTGCACCTATTGGTAAGGACACTGGAAGGGTTAACCATGTTAATCAGATATTCCCCAACATGGGATCAACGCAAGGTGCTGCCTATCAGCATTCCCATTCCCTTTCTGAGCAGAAATTCAGCACAAGTCCAGGACCCCTGTCTCCTTTTGGTGAATCAAATCTGAATTCATCTAGCATCGGAACATTATCTGGTCCTCAGTTTCTCTGGGGAAGTCCAGGTCCTTATTCTGAGCATGCCAATTCTTCTGCGTGGCAGACATCATCTGTTGGGTACCCATTTGCATCCAGTGGACAGGGTCAAGGTTTTCCTTATGCTGGTCGTCAAGGTTCTTTTGTAGGCTCACATCACCAACATCATGTTGGATCTGCTCCTTCTGGTATTCCTCTTGAAAGGCAGTTTGGCTTCTTCCCAGAGTCACCGGACACATCGTTCATGAATCCAGTTGCATTTCCAGGCATGGGTTTAAGTCGTAGCAATGTGATGAACATTGGTGCCCGTGCAGCTATGAGTGCTGGTGTCGGTCTTTCAGGAAATGTAACAGAAAATGGTTCTCCTAGTTTCAGAATGATGTCAGTGCCAAGGCATGCTCCCTTGTTCCTTGGCAATGGTTCTTATTTGGGACCTGGAGCAACTGGCAATGAGGGATTAGGTGACCGTGGTCGAAGTAGGCGAGTTGAGAATAGTGTAAACCAGACAGATAGCAAGAAGCAGTACCAGCTTGATTTGGATAAAATTATCAGTGGGGAAGATACTAGGACTACTTTAATGATTAAAAACATTCCTAATAA GTACACTTCAAAGATGCTGCTGGCTGCTATTGATGAAAATCACCGGGGTACTTATGATTTTCTCTACTTGCCAATTGATTTTAAG AATAAATGCAATGTGGGTTATGCTTTCATTAATATGGTGTCTCCTTCACACATTATCCCCTTCTATCAG GCGTTTAATGGAAAGAAGTGGGAGAAGTTCAATAGTGAAAAAGTTGCTTCACTGGCATATGCACGAATTCAGGGCAAGGCTGCCCTTGTGACACACTTTCAGAATTCAAGCCTAATGAATGAAGATAAGCGATGCCGGCCAATTCTCTTTCACTCAGAGGGTCAAGAGATTGTTGATCAG GAACCTTTCCTTTCCAGCAATTTGAACATATGTATTCGACAACCAGATGGGTCTTACTCAGGGGATTCATTGGAGAGCCCAAAAGAAATTCTGGATGAGAGGCCAGAGAAAATTTAA
- the LOC115954914 gene encoding protein MEI2-like 2 isoform X2, with protein MEQYLKGSISGHSEGQFKIPSVNVPGKVGSSVWGIPRGIDAYHSSSDASLFSSSLPVLSHEKLNFSALDHGGQSVEDNSPNLDKLDQDTEGKDLLEDIEENTIGNMLPDDDELLAGIMEDFDLSDLPNQLEDLEDDLFGSGGGMELDYESSESLGIGLSKVSISDGVTSNGIAHYALPNGVGTVAGEHPYGEHPSRTLFVRNINSNVEDSELRSLFEDNPSEKDINQGTLVVFNLDPSVSNDDLRQIFGAYGEVKEIRETPHKRHHKFIEFYDVRAAEAALRALNRSDIAGKRIKLEPSRPGGARRNLMQQLSQELEQDEIRSFRPHVGSPVTNSPPGSWPQFGSPGDHNPLHSFSKSPGPGNLSPISSNHLTGLASILPHHVSTSPKIAPIGKDTGRVNHVNQIFPNMGSTQGAAYQHSHSLSEQKFSTSPGPLSPFGESNLNSSSIGTLSGPQFLWGSPGPYSEHANSSAWQTSSVGYPFASSGQGQGFPYAGRQGSFVGSHHQHHVGSAPSGIPLERQFGFFPESPDTSFMNPVAFPGMGLSRSNVMNIGARAAMSAGVGLSGNVTENGSPSFRMMSVPRHAPLFLGNGSYLGPGATGNEGLGDRGRSRRVENSVNQTDSKKQYQLDLDKIISGEDTRTTLMIKNIPNKYTSKMLLAAIDENHRGTYDFLYLPIDFKNKCNVGYAFINMVSPSHIIPFYQAFNGKKWEKFNSEKVASLAYARIQGKAALVTHFQNSSLMNEDKRCRPILFHSEGQEIVDQEPFLSSNLNICIRQPDGSYSGDSLESPKEILDERPEKI; from the exons ATGGAGCAATATCTAAAGGGTTCTATCTCAGGTCATTCTGAAG GTCAATTCAAGATTCCATCAGTTAACGTTCCTGGAAAAGTGGGAAGTAGTGTGTGGGGGATCCCACGTGGAATTGATGCATATCATTCATCAAGTgatgcaagcttgttttctagctCATTGCCTGTCCTTTCACATGAAAAGT TGAACTTTTCTGCTTTGGATCATGGTGGTCAATCTGTTGAGGATAACTCGCCTAATTTAGATAAACTTGACCAAGATACTGAGGGGAAGGATCTGCTTGAAGACATTGAAGAAAATACAATAGGAAACATGCTTCCTGATGATGATGAGCTTTTGGCTGGCATAATGGAAGATTTTGACCTAAGTGATTTGCCTAATCAGCTGGAGGATTTAGAAGATGATTTATTTGGTAGTGGAGGGGGTATGGAATTGGATTATGAGTCCTCAGAGAGCCTTGGTATTGGTTTGTCAAAGGTAAGCATATCTGATGGTGTTACTTCGAATGGCATTGCTCACTATGCGCTTCCAAATGGTGTGGGGACAGTTGCTGGGGAACATCCCTATGGGGAGCATCCATCAAGGACACTGTTTGTCAGAAATATCAATAGTAATGTTGAGGACTCTGAATTGAGATCTCTCTTTGAG GATAACCCATCAGAAAAGGATATTAACCAAGGAACTCTTGTGGTGTTCAATTTGGATCCATCGGTATCAAATGATGACCTTCGTCAAATATTTGGGGCTTATGGGGAAGTCAAAGAG ATCAGGGAAACACCACACAAGAGACACCATAAATTCATAGAATTTTATGATGTTAGAGCTGCAGAGGCAGCTCTTAGAGCATTAAATAGGAGTGACATAGCTGGGAAACGCATAAAGCTTGAACCTAGCCGCCCTGGTGGAGCACGTCGAAA CTTGATGCAACAATTAAGTCAAGAGTTGGAACAGGATGAAATCCGAAGCTTCCGACCACATGTTGGTTCACCAGTGACCAATTCTCCCCCTG GTAGCTGGCCACAATTTGGCAGCCCAGGTGATCATAATCCTTTGCATTCTTTTAGTAAGTCCCCAGGTCCAGGAAATCTCAGCCCTATAAGCAGCAACCATTTGACTGGGTTAGCTTCAATTCTGCCACATCATGTATCTACCTCCCCAAAAATTGCACCTATTGGTAAGGACACTGGAAGGGTTAACCATGTTAATCAGATATTCCCCAACATGGGATCAACGCAAGGTGCTGCCTATCAGCATTCCCATTCCCTTTCTGAGCAGAAATTCAGCACAAGTCCAGGACCCCTGTCTCCTTTTGGTGAATCAAATCTGAATTCATCTAGCATCGGAACATTATCTGGTCCTCAGTTTCTCTGGGGAAGTCCAGGTCCTTATTCTGAGCATGCCAATTCTTCTGCGTGGCAGACATCATCTGTTGGGTACCCATTTGCATCCAGTGGACAGGGTCAAGGTTTTCCTTATGCTGGTCGTCAAGGTTCTTTTGTAGGCTCACATCACCAACATCATGTTGGATCTGCTCCTTCTGGTATTCCTCTTGAAAGGCAGTTTGGCTTCTTCCCAGAGTCACCGGACACATCGTTCATGAATCCAGTTGCATTTCCAGGCATGGGTTTAAGTCGTAGCAATGTGATGAACATTGGTGCCCGTGCAGCTATGAGTGCTGGTGTCGGTCTTTCAGGAAATGTAACAGAAAATGGTTCTCCTAGTTTCAGAATGATGTCAGTGCCAAGGCATGCTCCCTTGTTCCTTGGCAATGGTTCTTATTTGGGACCTGGAGCAACTGGCAATGAGGGATTAGGTGACCGTGGTCGAAGTAGGCGAGTTGAGAATAGTGTAAACCAGACAGATAGCAAGAAGCAGTACCAGCTTGATTTGGATAAAATTATCAGTGGGGAAGATACTAGGACTACTTTAATGATTAAAAACATTCCTAATAA GTACACTTCAAAGATGCTGCTGGCTGCTATTGATGAAAATCACCGGGGTACTTATGATTTTCTCTACTTGCCAATTGATTTTAAG AATAAATGCAATGTGGGTTATGCTTTCATTAATATGGTGTCTCCTTCACACATTATCCCCTTCTATCAG GCGTTTAATGGAAAGAAGTGGGAGAAGTTCAATAGTGAAAAAGTTGCTTCACTGGCATATGCACGAATTCAGGGCAAGGCTGCCCTTGTGACACACTTTCAGAATTCAAGCCTAATGAATGAAGATAAGCGATGCCGGCCAATTCTCTTTCACTCAGAGGGTCAAGAGATTGTTGATCAG GAACCTTTCCTTTCCAGCAATTTGAACATATGTATTCGACAACCAGATGGGTCTTACTCAGGGGATTCATTGGAGAGCCCAAAAGAAATTCTGGATGAGAGGCCAGAGAAAATTTAA
- the LOC115957548 gene encoding ribose-phosphate pyrophosphokinase 4, with protein MALSESQSNKQKHVHLFYYPECEDLARNVAAQSSNITLQTIKWRNFDDGFPNIYINNAQDLRGQHVAFLASFSSTGVIFEQLSVIYLLPRLFVASFTLVLPFFPTGSFERMEDEGDVATAFTLSRMLTNIPISRGGPTSLVIYDIHALQERFYFGDHVLPLFETGIPLLKQRLHQLPDADNIVIAFPDDGAWKRFHKLLDHFATVVCNKVREGDKRIVRLKEGNPAGCHVVIVDDLVQSGGTLIECQKVLAAHGAAKVSAYVTHGVFPKRSWERFTQKDERSEKAFSYFWITDSCPLTVKAIANKAPFEVLSLAGSIADGLQI; from the exons ATGGCTTTGTCTGAATCTCAGTCTAATAAACAAAAGCACGTGCACCTCTTCTACTACCCTGAATGCGAGGACCTTGCTCGCAACGTTGCTGCTCAGTCCAGCAATATCACTCTCCAAACCATCAAATGGAg AAATTTCGATGATGGATTTCCAAACATTTATATTAACAATGCCCAAGATCTGCGAGGCCAACATGTTGCCTTTCTTGCATCCTTTAGCTCCACAGGAGTTATCTTTGAGCAGCTCTCAGTCATATATTTACTCCCACGGCTGTTTGTTGCTTCCTTCACTTTGGTCTTGCCTTTCTTTCCAACAGGCTCCTTTGAGCGAATGGAAGATGAAGGGGATGTAGCAACTGCATTTACCTTATCAAGGATGTTGACTAATATACCTATATCAAGAGGTGGTCCTACTAGTTTAGTCATCTATGATATTCATGCTTTGCAG GAAAGATTTTATTTTGGGGACCATGTTTTGCCTTTGTTTGAGACTGGTATTCCTCTCCTAAAACAGCGTCTGCACCAGCTTCCTGACGCTGACAAT ATTGTTATTGCATTCCCAGATGATGGAGCTTGGAAGCGATTCCACAAGCTGTTGGATCATTTTGCaacg GTGGTGTGTAATAAAGTTCGTGAAGGTGATAAGAGGATAGTCCGGCTCAAGGAAGGAAATCCTGCTGGTTGTCATGTAGTCATTGTTGATGATTTAGTCCAATCTGGAGGCACCCTGATTGAGTGCCAG AAAGTTTTGGCGGCTCATGGGGCAGCGAAGGTGAGTGCTTATGTCACCCATGGGGTGTTTCCTAAGCGCTCATGGGAACGGTTCACTCAAAAGGATG AACGCTCGGAAAAGGCATTCTCCTACTTTTGGATAACAGATTCTTGCCCACTGACTGTCAAAGCCATAGCAAATAAAGCCCCTTTTGAAGTGTTGAGTCTTGCAGGATCAATCGCTGATGGTCTACAAATTTGA